GCATTGTAATGTTGTACTTAAAGCTACAGTAAAATTAATGGGCAAAACATATTTAATTGTTcgttaagttgtgaaatatCTTATTTGTCCTTGTGTTCTTTCCTTAAAGCCACAATAGAATGTATAGTTAAGATTTGTTACCATCGGTATTTCATAAAAGTATGTTGCTACCATATAAAATATTCCTAAGATATTTCACAATTTAACggctaattaaatttttttaacccATTACTGTTATTGTAGCTTTAAGTACAATATTACAAtgttattttgtggaatttttttaagatttgccaCTACTGGCATTTTATAAAAGTATGTTACTATCATATAGAATATCCCTTTAAAAATTATTGTcctaatatttttttactaactttatttaatttttttttggaagaaaagaaattttattccaaaatAAAGCCGTTACAGACACCAAAAAGGCAGAGCCTTAAAGACAATCCTTCGAGCTCAAAACAGTGAAATAACATCCTACACACAGTGAGGATATAAACTAAACAATGGATGCTTAACTTCTAACTTCACAGACTTCATAAGAACACTAGGCAAAGCCAACCTTAAATTCCAGACAGAATCATTACATGTCTTCCATATCTGATAAATGAGACTACACAAGGAAGTTGTAATTACCTTTTTTTCAAATTTCGACACCTTCCACTTGCTTGGTCTGATAGAGGAGAGTGAGGATATACTGGTTCCAAGCCATGAATTTAAGATGCTAAGGCACTGGTGACTCCAAGGACAGTGAAAAAAGATATGATCAGCAGATTCACTGGCCTCACCACTCATAGGACACAAGTCATCATCTATAACACCAATGGCTTTCAGTCTATCTCTTGTTTTTAGTCTATTAAGCATCACCATCCAGTAGAAAAACTGTGCTTTAGGAATAGAGGATCTATTCCAGACCAATTTGCTCCATTGCACCAAAGGATTCGAACCCAAAAGGTCCTTATACACTGAGTGGAAGTTGTACTTATCAGTATCCAACCATCTCCTGATCTTATCCCTAACCGTACATAACTTCTTGAATGACAAACTGGCTGTAGGAGGGGGATTGAAGATCACCCAGTTCCCTTCCTTTATAAGTACACCATGAATCCAACATACCCACAAAGATTCATGAAGACAGCTAATATGCCAAACAATTTTACCCACAGTAGCAAAATTCCAAAGGTCAAGATTCCTGATTCCAAGAGCTCCTTCTTTTTTAGGTCTACACAGAAGTTCTCAGCTAACATTACCAGATCTAGTATCCTGGCAATCATAGTGCCAAAGAAAAGTTCTACTGATCATATTTACAGCCTTTATCATTTTTTGGGAAGGATAAAGATTTGACACCAGTATGAGTTATACTCATGAGAACAGAGTTAACCAATTGCAACCTACCAGCATAAGAAAGTTTCTGACCCTGCCAACCTTTGATTTCGCTTGTCATTTTTTCCACCGAATGTACACAATTAGCtattttaatactccctccacaccaatataaatgtcccatttgcttgggcacggatattaagagtggtgtggggtccattaaaaaggtagTAGTTAGGTAAGTAGTGAAAGGTAATCAGTGAAGGGTAATTAGTGAaaggtagttgggtaagtaaggtatatgagggtatattcgtaattacttgtataaattaagaatatttaggtaaaaaaaatatcgacaaaaatagaaatatgacaattgatatggttttgccaaataaggaaatgtgacaattatattggtgtggagggagtattttttagtGTTAACGTTAACACCATTTTttcaattaactttattattcaataaaataatatatctacatTCTAAAAGATTCAAGTTTCTTAATTCCCGTTAACATCCATATGAGAACATTTATAGGAAATAGAAGAAGTAATTGATAATATTACAAATAACAAAGTGCATCAAATCAACTAACTTCAATTTCCATATAAGaaattattatagtaaaaagtactaattaaatgaaaagaatCTTATTAACAAAAGCATCAAGATCTGAAGCAGCAGAACCACCATTAGCAATAGCCTTATGGAATGTATCCCTTACCTCTTCTGCTCTTCTAACCATCTCTTTACGCTCTTCATTTTCCGAATCCATAAACTTCCTTACAATTTGTGCTATTTCCTCTCTCGTTTTCATATCATCATTCTTTAAAACCCTCCATCCAATCTTCAAAtcatcaactaaaaacttaCTATTAGGAAACTGATCCCAAAATATAGGACAAGTAAGCATAGGAACACCAGCATACATAGCTTCAGAAGTCGAGTTCCATCCACAATGCGTCCAAAACCCGCCAATTGAAGAATGACACAACACTTTTAGTTGATCACACCAAGGCACCAAGCATCCAATTTTATCACTTATTCCTACCTCTTTGTATCTTTGAGTATCGCCACGAGTTACCCACAAAAATGGAACATTACTTAGCTTAATCCCTTCAATAATCTCATGGATTTGATCATTCGAGGCCGAAAGAAAGCTTCCTTGAGAGATGTAAAGAACAGATTTTTTGGGTTGAGAATCCAACCATTGGAAGTAGTCATTGGATGAtgatgtttgtttttgtttaggAAGGTTGAAATATGGTATCATGGGGCCAATGTTATATAATGGAGGAGTAAAGTTTCGTGTTAAGAAATGTATTAGTTGGTGTTCAAATTCATAGATGGATGTGGATAAAAGGAATTGAGTGTTGTTTATAGAAGAAACTGATTTGAGGAATGTGTTTAGGGTCTTTCTTCCATCTCCTTGGaagattgttggaaaatcagCAATTTTTGTTGGAGGAAGTCCAGGAATATAGTCCACAATTTCATCTCCTCTTTCTGGATTCATCAGGTATTATTTGttgagttaaaaaaaattaaatacaacgAGATTAAATTACTAC
The Amaranthus tricolor cultivar Red isolate AtriRed21 chromosome 11, ASM2621246v1, whole genome shotgun sequence DNA segment above includes these coding regions:
- the LOC130826772 gene encoding UDP-glycosyltransferase 87A1-like, with product MSMDYGPILKSCKPQISGISYEGNKHRHVVAMPYPGRGHINPMLNLCKLLLLKSNNLFITFVVTEEWLGFLSAEAHDQPPPPPNFQLVSLPQVIPSEIGRGKNFPAFVEAVSTKLQAPFERLLDGLELAPSVIVYDMILGWVVEVGNERNIAVATLNTFSASFLSIISNFDLLVQHGHFPVDVSERGDEIVDYIPGLPPTKIADFPTIFQGDGRKTLNTFLKSVSSINNTQFLLSTSIYEFEHQLIHFLTRNFTPPLYNIGPMIPYFNLPKQKQTSSSNDYFQWLDSQPKKSVLYISQGSFLSASNDQIHEIIEGIKLSNVPFLWVTRGDTQRYKEVGISDKIGCLVPWCDQLKVLCHSSIGGFWTHCGWNSTSEAMYAGVPMLTCPIFWDQFPNSKFLVDDLKIGWRVLKNDDMKTREEIAQIVRKFMDSENEERKEMVRRAEEVRDTFHKAIANGGSAASDLDAFVNKILFI